The DNA region CTCTTAAGCATTATAGGAGGAATACTAAAACCTACAAGCGGTTCTATATATTATGACTCATACAAAATTGATAACCCTTCAGAAGAAGTATTATCAAGCTTTAGAAGAGAATATTTTTCATATATATTTCAATACCCAGTTATTATACCAACAATTAATGTATTAGATAATATTTTAATACCTTTAGCTTTTAAACATAAAATTACAGATGAAAAAATAAATCAAACAAAAGAAAATATAGAACTATTCGGTCTAAAAGATAAAATGCACCTAAAAGCAGCTCATTTATCAGGCGGTGAAATGAAAAAAGTAGCTATACTAAGAGCTTTAGCCTATGGCTGTAAATGCCTAATAGCAGATGAGCCTACAAGCGATTTAGACCCAGAAACAACTACTTTACTTATGGAAATATTAACAACTCTCAACAATCAAGGAACTACAATCATTATGGTTACGCATGCTCACAATATAGCAGCACATGCCAAAAATGTATACGAAATGTCTGAAGGCAAGATTGTTAGATGTCTTAAATAACTATGTAATTTTACAAAAATACGCACTTTTTTAAAAAAAATATTACTTCTTATGATAATTTTATACTATCACTATCAAATTACTATTG from Brachyspira pilosicoli P43/6/78 includes:
- a CDS encoding ABC transporter ATP-binding protein, translated to MNIKIINISKTFSLGVNKLDACQDISLDINQGDYISFVGHTGSGKSTLLSIIGGILKPTSGSIYYDSYKIDNPSEEVLSSFRREYFSYIFQYPVIIPTINVLDNILIPLAFKHKITDEKINQTKENIELFGLKDKMHLKAAHLSGGEMKKVAILRALAYGCKCLIADEPTSDLDPETTTLLMEILTTLNNQGTTIIMVTHAHNIAAHAKNVYEMSEGKIVRCLK